One Triticum dicoccoides isolate Atlit2015 ecotype Zavitan chromosome 5B, WEW_v2.0, whole genome shotgun sequence genomic window carries:
- the LOC119308972 gene encoding 3-ketoacyl-CoA synthase 17-like: MSSSMAAAVSSLRSLPLHTLVPLVASALAFVVTVFRRVLRRQRPVYLLNYSCHLPDADRQCNLEVCEYFGLRSKRYTDETADFMRLIFRKSGLGQETFAPPFIFSGKFEKTLAFAIQEAEEGLFTVVSQLLAKSDVSPRDVSVLIVACSMFSPQPSLASMIVRRFKMKDGVKVYSFAGMGCSAGTVGIDMAARLLRVQRRPGYALVVVTENTSLNWYFGNNKHMLVTNCIFRVGSAAALITDVPARRADAKYELLRTLRTHHGADDAAYNAAVQMEDEDGGVGVALTKDLVRVAGAGLRSHIATLAPYVLPVSELLRYVYRVAWAYSGGNPKAAAALVPDFQRAFEHMCIHSGGKAVIDTVAKLLGFAPAVVEPARATLHRFGNTSSSLVFYELAYFEAKRRVRAGDRLWMLAFGTGFKACSVVWRALRDSGPDADNPWNGCAHRYPAALPVPTPRRQNYQPQPEQHQQQQQQQQEEQKKL, encoded by the exons ATGTCGTCGTCCATGGCCGCGGCCGTGTCGTCGCTCCGCTCCCTCCCACTCCACACACTCGTGCCGCTCGTGGCCTCGGCGCTCGCCTTCGTAGTCACCGTCTTCCGGCGCGTTCTTCGGCGGCAGCGGCCGGTGTACCTGCTCAACTACAGCTGCCACCTTCCGGACGCGGACCGGCAGTGCAACCTGGAGGTGTGCGAGTACTTCGGCCTCCGCTCCAAGCGCTACACCGACGAGACCGCCGACTTCATGCGGCTCATCTTCCGCAAGTCCGGGCTCGGGCAGGAGACCTTCGCGCCGCCCTTCATCTTCTCCGGCAAGTTCGAGAAGACGCTGGCGTTCGCCATCCAGGAGGCCGAGGAAGGCCTCTTCACCGTGGTGTCCCAGCTGCTGGCCAAGTCCGACGTCTCCCCGCGCGACGTCAGCGTCCTCATCGTCGCCTGCTCCATGTTCTCCCCCCAGCCGTCGCTGGCGTCCATGATCGTGCGCCGCTTCAAGATGAAGGACGGCGTCAAGGTCTACAGCTTCGCCGGGATGGGGTGCAGCGCCGGCACGGTGGGCATCGACATGGCGGCGCGGCTGCTGCGCGTGCAGCGCCGCCCGGGGTACGCGCTGGTGGTGGTGACGGAGAACACCAGCCTCAACTGGTACTTCGGCAACAACAAGCACATGCTGGTGACCAACTGCATCTTCCGCGTGGGCAGCGCGGCGGCGCTCATCACCGACGTGCCCGCGCGCCGGGCCGACGCCAAGTACGAGCTGCTGCGCACGCTGCGGACGCACCATGGCGCCGACGACGCGGCGTACAACGCCGCCGTGCAGATGGAGGACGAGGACGGCGGCGTGGGCGTGGCGCTCACCAAGGACCTGGTGCGCGTCGCCGGCGCCGGCCTTCGCAGCCACATCGCCACCCTCGCGCCCTACGTGCTCCCTGTCTCCGAGCTGCTCAG GTACGTGTACCGGGTGGCGTGGGCGTACAGCGGCGGCAAccccaaggcggcggcggcgctggtgccGGACTTCCAGCGCGCGTTCGAGCACATGTGCATCCACTCCGGCGGCAAGGCGGTGATCGACACGGTGGCGAAGCTGTTGGGGTTCGCGCCGGCGGTGGTGGAGCCCGCGCGCGCGACGCTGCACCGCTTCGGCAACACCTCCAGCAGCCTCGTCTTCTACGAGCTGGCCTACTTCGAGGCCAAGCGCCGCGTCCGCGCCGGCGACCGCCTCTGGATGCTCGCCTTCGGCACCGGCTTCAAGGCCTGCAGCGTCGTCTGGCGCGCGCTCCGCGACTCCggccccgacgccgacaacccctggaacggctgcgcgCACCGCTACCCCGCGGCATTGCCGGTGCCCACCCCGCGCAGGCAGAACTACCAACCCCAGCCCgagcagcaccagcagcagcagcagcagcagcaagaggaGCAGAAGAAGCTGTGA